The DNA segment GGACGGGTTCAGCGCCTCCACCCGGCGTTGGAGCCGTTCGGTCGCACGATTCCGCTCGTTGAGTTCCTTCAGCGTCTCGCATACCGAATGGAACTTCCCCTGATGGAAGGGAATACAGAAGCGGTGTGGAATGAACTCGCCCGCTCGGTTCCGGCATATTCAAACGTGACGTACGAGAGTATCGGTGAGTCAGGAACGCCGTTGACGGATACGCCGCCGGCCAGTTAGCGGCTATCTGGTCCGTCTGGTTTATTTTGTTGAAGAACCAAACAGACGCAATAGACGCAACAGACTCGATAGACATTTTCTGAGCAAGGAGACTACTGATGGGATTGTTTGATAACAGACAAGCCGACCCGAACGTCGTCACAACGACGGTCGAGTGGCTCTTTAACTGGGCACGCAAGTCCTCCCCCTGGCCCATGACCTTCGGTCTGGCCTGCTGCGCAATAGAGATGATGGCTGCCGGCGCCTCCCGCTTCGATCTTGACCGTCTAGGGGCCGGCGTCTTCCGCCCGTCGCCGCGCCAGTCCGACGTCATGATCGTGGCCGGGACCGTCACCGAGAAGATGGCACCCCGCATCAAGACCCTCTACGAGCAGATGCCCGATCCCAAGTGGGTGATTGCCATGGGCGCATGCGCCATCTCCGGCGGCCCCTTCTACTATGATGCCTACCACGTCGTGAAGGGAGTGGATCTGCTGGTTCCGGTCGATGTTTATGTGCCGGGCTGTCCACCTACGCCTGAGGCGCTCATCTTCGGCATTCTGACCCTGCAGGACCAGATTATGCGCGGCGAGCGCGCGAAACCAGGCGGCCGACCTACACTGCCCGAGCCCCTGGCGGCGGCCTGAGGGAGGATACTATGGGAAGCTACTTTTCAGATCTGTTCGGCGGCAGCGTAAGCATCCTTCGTTCTATGAAGGTGACGCTTCGCTACCTCTTTACCCGTGCCATCACTGTTCAGTATCCCGATGAGCAGAGGCCGCAACCGTTGCGCGCGTTGAACCGCCACGTGCTTAGAATCGACGAGACGACCGGACAGCTCAAGTGCACCGCCTGCGAGGCGTGCGCCAGGATCTGTCCCACTCGCTGCATCGAGCTTACCGGGACCGGTAAAGGCAAGAACCGCCGCCCGTCGGCCTTTACCATCGACCACAACCTTTGCATGTACTGCAACCTCTGCGTCGAGGTGTGCCCCTTCGACGCGATCACGATGTGGACGAGGATCGGCGAGCTCAGCTCCGACGTACGCAGCGGCCTGGTCTACGATCTAAAGGCCTTGACGGCGGAGCGCTTCTACCCCTCTCCGATGACCCCTGAAAGACCGCCCGCGCCGGCTCCCGAGCCGGAGCCCGAGAAGGTGGAGGCAGGGGCTGCGGCGCCCCCTTCTTAACATGAGCAGCTCAGCGGAAGACGTCATCATTCTTGGGTCAGGCCCGGCGGGCCTGACCGCGGCTTTGTATACCGCCCGAGCCAATCTGCGTCCCCTTGTCATCGAAGGGAACGAGACTGGCGGGCAGTTGGTTTTGACGACGCTGGTGGAGAACTATCCGGGATACCCGGATGGACTCATGGGGCCGGAGCTGATCTCACGGATGCGACAGCAGGCGGAACGGTTTGGCGCGAGGTTTTTGAAGGGAGATGCGACAGCCGCAGATCTGAGCGGGAGCCCGTTCACCATGATGGTGGACAATGAAGTGCGTCAGACCAGGGCACTGATCGTCGCGACCGGTGCGTCGGCGAATCTGCTGGGGCTTGAATCTGAACGGAAGCTGCTGGGGCATGGCGTCTCGACCTGCGCCACGTGCGACGGGTTCTTTTTCAGAGATCAGCAGGTGGCTGTCGTGGGCGGAGGCGACTCGGCTGTTGAGGAGGCGCTCTTCCTGACGAAGTTCGCGACGAAGGTGACACTGATTCATCGGCGGGACAAGCTCCGGGCGTCGAAGATTATGCAAGAACGAACCTTTGCGAATTCGAAGATCGAGGTCTTGTGGAACCGAAGGGTTGTTGAAATTCTTGACCCGTCGCAAGGGAAGGTGACCGGCGTCACAACCCGGAGTGATGGTTCGTCCTCACTGGAG comes from the Candidatus Methylomirabilis tolerans genome and includes:
- the trxB gene encoding thioredoxin-disulfide reductase; the protein is MSSSAEDVIILGSGPAGLTAALYTARANLRPLVIEGNETGGQLVLTTLVENYPGYPDGLMGPELISRMRQQAERFGARFLKGDATAADLSGSPFTMMVDNEVRQTRALIVATGASANLLGLESERKLLGHGVSTCATCDGFFFRDQQVAVVGGGDSAVEEALFLTKFATKVTLIHRRDKLRASKIMQERTFANSKIEVLWNRRVVEILDPSQGKVTGVTTRSDGSSSLETLACDGVFVAIGHSPNTKLFSGQLEMDERGYIVTNHGTMTSVPGVFAAGDVQDHVYKQAVTAAGSGCMAALDAERYLENL
- a CDS encoding NADH-quinone oxidoreductase subunit I: MGSYFSDLFGGSVSILRSMKVTLRYLFTRAITVQYPDEQRPQPLRALNRHVLRIDETTGQLKCTACEACARICPTRCIELTGTGKGKNRRPSAFTIDHNLCMYCNLCVEVCPFDAITMWTRIGELSSDVRSGLVYDLKALTAERFYPSPMTPERPPAPAPEPEPEKVEAGAAAPPS
- a CDS encoding NADH-quinone oxidoreductase subunit B; this encodes MGLFDNRQADPNVVTTTVEWLFNWARKSSPWPMTFGLACCAIEMMAAGASRFDLDRLGAGVFRPSPRQSDVMIVAGTVTEKMAPRIKTLYEQMPDPKWVIAMGACAISGGPFYYDAYHVVKGVDLLVPVDVYVPGCPPTPEALIFGILTLQDQIMRGERAKPGGRPTLPEPLAAA